The proteins below come from a single Tissierella sp. MB52-C2 genomic window:
- a CDS encoding minor capsid protein, protein MTRTNKYWNDRFTLLTESLLKKGERYYQYLEIEYKRAISSIQKDLRDFYGRYGEDISYADTKKLLTPQELREFKLNMGDYMDVADRERISRLHSLQYQIRQQIDIISATRLKGLTRLSEELIRESYYRSIYEVQKGFGIGDTFTVLDTRTVESIIAKPWVPDGSNFSERVWRDREVLMNELQKELAQSFIRGDGPDMAIRNISKKMEVSKRAAGRLVMTESAFFANESRARAFKELGVEEYQFLATLDMRTSDICQDMDLRIFKLSEREIGVNWPPLHVWCRSTVVPCFEGNIKQRWARDPKTGKGYYVPGDMKYKDWYKEHVV, encoded by the coding sequence ATGACCAGGACGAATAAGTATTGGAATGATAGGTTTACTTTATTGACCGAATCCTTGCTTAAAAAGGGTGAAAGATATTATCAATATCTAGAAATAGAATACAAGAGAGCTATATCTAGTATACAAAAGGATTTAAGAGATTTTTATGGAAGATATGGTGAAGATATATCTTATGCAGATACTAAAAAGCTACTAACTCCTCAGGAACTAAGAGAATTCAAGCTAAATATGGGCGATTATATGGATGTAGCAGATAGAGAGAGAATAAGCAGGCTCCACTCTTTACAATATCAAATAAGGCAGCAGATAGACATTATATCAGCCACTAGATTAAAGGGATTAACTAGATTATCAGAGGAGTTAATCAGAGAGAGTTACTATAGGTCAATATATGAGGTACAGAAGGGTTTTGGTATAGGAGACACATTCACAGTATTAGATACCAGAACAGTAGAATCAATTATTGCTAAGCCATGGGTACCAGATGGCTCCAATTTCTCTGAAAGGGTATGGAGAGATAGAGAAGTCCTTATGAATGAATTACAAAAGGAATTAGCTCAATCTTTTATTAGAGGAGATGGTCCAGATATGGCCATAAGGAATATATCAAAGAAGATGGAAGTATCTAAGAGGGCAGCAGGAAGATTAGTTATGACTGAGAGTGCTTTCTTTGCTAATGAATCTAGGGCTAGGGCTTTTAAGGAGTTAGGAGTAGAGGAATATCAATTCCTCGCTACATTGGATATGAGAACCTCTGATATATGTCAAGATATGGACTTAAGGATATTTAAACTATCAGAAAGAGAAATAGGAGTTAATTGGCCTCCTTTACATGTATGGTGTAGAAGTACAGTAGTTCCATGCTTTGAAGGTAATATTAAGCAAAGATGGGCAAGAGACCCTAAGACTGGTAAAGGATACTATGTACCCGGGGATATGAAATATAAGGATTGGTATAAAGAGCATGTGGTCTAA
- a CDS encoding phage portal protein, giving the protein MDSNIIRDLINGHNISHMREGEKYYYNENDILDRKQYYYKEGVRTEDETKANNKIPHNWHKLLVDQKVGYLVGKPPVLQAEEGQKQYGDRLNLILGEEWHDSLNELAKNSSNKGTEWLHVYINQEGLFKFIVIPAEEIIPIYDTSLQENLEAVLRHYLIEVNGEERIRVEWWTRENVTFYIEDEGGNFVLDDTELSNPDYHFYYNDAGYGWTKVPFIEFPNNEKRVSDLKFYKALIDSYDLNVSDLGNNLDEVQEIIMVLKGYEGEDLDKFKENIRYYKALTVYGEGCGVDKVELNIPIEAKKEMLDRLEENIFIFGQGVNMKTDKFGNSPSGVALKFLYSLLDLKASIMERKFRKAVKRLLWFTTEYINIIDKKDYDNTTVQVTFRKTMITNDEEDVKIAKDSKGIISDETIIANHPWVEDVAVEQQRLKQQEETEIDKYSNYENLGEEDDQDE; this is encoded by the coding sequence ATGGACTCTAACATTATACGAGATTTAATAAATGGGCATAACATTAGTCATATGAGAGAAGGTGAAAAGTACTATTATAATGAAAATGACATCCTAGACAGAAAACAATATTACTACAAAGAAGGAGTCAGGACTGAAGATGAGACAAAGGCTAATAATAAAATACCTCATAATTGGCACAAATTATTAGTAGACCAGAAGGTAGGATATTTGGTAGGTAAGCCTCCAGTGCTACAGGCGGAAGAAGGACAAAAACAGTATGGAGATAGGCTTAACCTTATATTAGGAGAAGAATGGCACGATAGTTTAAATGAATTAGCAAAGAATTCATCTAATAAAGGGACTGAATGGCTACATGTATATATTAACCAAGAGGGACTATTCAAGTTTATTGTAATTCCAGCAGAGGAAATAATACCCATTTATGATACAAGCCTCCAGGAAAATTTAGAAGCCGTATTAAGACATTATTTGATAGAAGTAAACGGAGAGGAAAGAATTAGAGTTGAATGGTGGACTAGGGAGAACGTAACCTTCTATATAGAGGATGAGGGAGGAAATTTTGTATTAGATGATACAGAGCTTAGTAATCCAGATTATCATTTTTACTATAATGATGCTGGCTATGGATGGACTAAAGTTCCATTTATTGAGTTCCCTAATAATGAAAAAAGAGTATCAGACTTAAAATTCTATAAAGCGTTAATAGATAGTTATGATTTGAATGTATCAGATCTAGGTAATAACCTTGATGAAGTGCAAGAGATAATAATGGTGCTAAAGGGATATGAAGGAGAAGATTTAGACAAGTTTAAGGAAAACATAAGATATTACAAAGCATTAACTGTATATGGTGAAGGGTGTGGAGTTGACAAAGTAGAACTAAATATACCTATAGAAGCTAAAAAGGAAATGCTAGACAGATTAGAAGAGAATATATTCATTTTCGGACAAGGCGTAAATATGAAAACTGATAAATTTGGAAACAGTCCATCAGGTGTGGCTTTAAAATTTTTATATTCTTTACTAGACTTAAAGGCTAGTATTATGGAAAGAAAGTTTCGAAAGGCAGTTAAAAGGCTCTTATGGTTTACTACTGAATATATCAATATCATAGATAAAAAAGATTATGACAATACAACGGTCCAAGTTACATTTAGAAAAACTATGATTACCAATGATGAGGAAGATGTAAAGATAGCTAAAGATTCAAAGGGAATAATATCAGATGAAACAATAATAGCTAACCATCCATGGGTTGAAGATGTAGCAGTTGAACAGCAACGATTAAAGCAGCAAGAGGAAACAGAAATAGATAAATATAGTAATTATGAGAATTTAGGTGAGGAAGATGACCAGGACGAATAA
- a CDS encoding PBSX family phage terminase large subunit: MLKKIKKAVFKFKPFSKKQLKVLTWWLPESPVSDKEGIIADGAIRSGKTLSMSLSFVMWAMETFDQQNFGMCGKTIGSFRRNVLFWLKLMLKARGYQVKDHRADNLVIVSKGEVANYFYIFGGKDESSQDLIQGITLAGVFFDEVALMPESFVNQATGRCSVDGSKFWFNCNPDGPYHWFKVNWIDEKDKKKLIHLHFTMDDNLSLSEKTKTRYRSMYSGVFFQRYILGLWVMAQGIIYDMFDKDKHIAKTKNRAYTRYHISIDYGTQNPTTFGLWGLFDGVWYKVKEYHYSGREKNKQKTDTEYADDLEKFIGNLKIRTIIVDPSAASFIAELKKRGHIIRSANNDVVDGIRNVGAALNKGLIKYNDCCKETFKEFSSYVWDERAADRGEDKPIEKNDHHMDGDRYFVNTILFNKNGIRFLK, translated from the coding sequence ATGCTGAAGAAGATTAAAAAAGCTGTGTTCAAATTCAAACCATTTTCCAAGAAACAGTTAAAGGTATTGACTTGGTGGCTGCCGGAATCTCCAGTATCTGATAAAGAAGGAATAATTGCAGATGGAGCTATTCGTTCTGGAAAGACTTTATCAATGTCACTCTCCTTTGTCATGTGGGCAATGGAGACATTCGATCAACAGAACTTCGGAATGTGTGGTAAAACAATAGGCTCTTTTAGGAGAAATGTACTATTCTGGTTAAAATTAATGCTAAAAGCTAGAGGATACCAGGTAAAAGACCATAGGGCAGATAATTTAGTTATAGTTAGCAAAGGAGAAGTTGCTAACTATTTTTATATCTTTGGCGGTAAAGATGAAAGTTCACAAGACCTAATTCAAGGAATTACATTAGCGGGAGTGTTCTTTGATGAAGTAGCATTAATGCCTGAATCATTTGTTAACCAGGCTACTGGTAGATGTTCAGTTGATGGTTCTAAGTTTTGGTTCAACTGTAACCCTGACGGACCTTATCACTGGTTTAAGGTTAATTGGATAGATGAAAAAGATAAGAAAAAGCTAATACATTTACACTTCACTATGGACGATAATTTAAGTTTATCTGAAAAAACGAAAACTAGATATAGATCCATGTATAGTGGAGTATTCTTTCAGAGATATATTTTGGGCCTATGGGTAATGGCCCAGGGAATTATATATGATATGTTTGACAAGGATAAACATATTGCTAAGACTAAGAATAGAGCTTATACAAGATACCATATATCTATAGACTATGGAACTCAAAACCCTACAACATTTGGATTGTGGGGTCTTTTTGATGGGGTATGGTACAAAGTCAAAGAATATCACTATTCAGGCAGAGAGAAGAATAAGCAAAAAACAGATACAGAATATGCAGATGACTTAGAAAAATTTATAGGCAACCTTAAGATTAGAACAATTATAGTAGATCCTAGTGCTGCATCCTTTATAGCAGAATTAAAAAAAAGAGGGCATATTATAAGGAGTGCTAATAATGATGTGGTAGACGGAATTAGGAATGTAGGTGCAGCATTAAATAAAGGATTAATTAAGTATAATGATTGCTGTAAAGAAACATTTAAGGAATTCAGTTCCTATGTATGGGATGAAAGGGCAGCTGATAGGGGAGAAGATAAACCTATAGAAAAGAATGACCATCACATGGATGGAGATAGATACTTTGTTAATACAATATTATTCAATAAAAATGGAATAAGATTCTTAAAATAA
- a CDS encoding helix-turn-helix domain-containing protein, with amino-acid sequence MDEIRIKAKQDYLEGMRQKDIADKYNISINTLKSWIKRYGWSEEKKNYNKKGAPKKKRGAPLNNTNAVGNDGGAPPGNINAIKHGAYQSLYADMLNTEDKILFNMIQPSINVDDEIRLLRLKIAGLINREKTFFYNMFGIKVEKDISEEDRVSGINACMDQLRKLIETKAKTLGDTEKLQLDKEKFEFNKYKTEIELQLKKENLELEKLRVQGEDEEYEDDGFLEALKGQVSEVWEDAEED; translated from the coding sequence TTGGATGAAATCAGGATAAAAGCAAAGCAGGACTATTTAGAGGGAATGAGACAGAAGGATATAGCTGATAAATACAATATTTCAATAAATACCTTAAAGTCCTGGATAAAAAGATATGGATGGTCTGAGGAAAAGAAAAACTATAATAAAAAGGGTGCACCCAAAAAGAAAAGGGGTGCACCCTTAAATAATACAAATGCAGTTGGAAATGATGGAGGAGCTCCACCAGGTAATATTAATGCAATTAAACATGGAGCCTATCAATCCTTATATGCAGATATGTTAAATACAGAAGATAAAATATTATTTAATATGATACAACCTTCTATAAATGTAGATGATGAAATAAGGTTGCTTAGATTAAAGATTGCAGGACTTATTAATAGAGAAAAAACTTTCTTTTATAATATGTTTGGAATTAAAGTTGAAAAAGATATTTCAGAAGAAGATAGAGTGTCAGGTATTAATGCTTGTATGGACCAACTTAGAAAATTGATAGAAACAAAAGCTAAAACTCTAGGAGATACAGAAAAATTACAACTTGATAAAGAAAAATTTGAATTCAATAAATATAAAACAGAAATAGAGTTGCAGCTTAAGAAGGAAAATCTAGAGTTAGAAAAACTTAGAGTACAAGGGGAAGATGAAGAATATGAAGATGATGGATTCTTAGAAGCATTAAAAGGTCAAGTAAGTGAGGTTTGGGAAGATGCTGAAGAAGATTAA
- a CDS encoding YjzC family protein, whose protein sequence is MSDFKKPGEKANYSGQYEIVGPRGGRTPHGERTVVKNEPLPPTPDKGLKYKLVDKTKHKNK, encoded by the coding sequence ATGTCCGATTTTAAAAAACCTGGTGAAAAAGCTAATTATTCTGGCCAGTACGAAATTGTCGGTCCTCGTGGAGGGAGAACCCCACATGGTGAGCGAACTGTAGTTAAAAACGAACCTCTTCCACCAACTCCTGATAAGGGATTGAAGTATAAGCTTGTTGATAAAACAAAACATAAGAACAAATAA
- a CDS encoding putative HNHc nuclease, with the protein MQYFSQITGIRETEKGTDLILHIPGEWVQSKIIKYRNNNKINAEIRIDDGRTITADQRKKIFATVKDIALLTGEHPEELRAWLLYDYCIETGEIPFSLSNCSISQAREFITFIIDFILKHGIPLSDEALNRTDDIDRYLWGCLKYSRCCICGRKGEMHHWNAIGMGRDRSKIDDSDLRKIQLCREHHTEAHAIGRDTFGNKYHVYGILYEEE; encoded by the coding sequence ATGCAGTACTTCTCACAGATAACGGGAATAAGAGAAACGGAAAAAGGAACGGACCTAATATTACATATACCAGGAGAGTGGGTCCAATCAAAAATAATTAAATATAGAAACAACAATAAAATTAATGCAGAAATAAGAATAGATGATGGAAGAACTATTACAGCAGATCAAAGAAAGAAGATATTTGCAACTGTAAAAGATATAGCATTACTTACAGGAGAGCATCCAGAGGAATTAAGGGCATGGTTATTATACGATTATTGTATAGAAACAGGGGAGATACCTTTTTCTTTAAGTAATTGCAGTATAAGCCAGGCAAGAGAATTCATTACATTTATTATAGATTTTATATTAAAACATGGCATACCTCTAAGTGATGAAGCCTTAAATAGAACTGATGATATAGATCGTTATCTTTGGGGGTGCTTGAAATATAGCAGGTGCTGTATATGTGGGAGAAAAGGAGAAATGCACCATTGGAACGCTATAGGTATGGGGAGAGACAGAAGTAAAATAGATGATAGTGACTTAAGAAAGATACAGCTATGTAGAGAACATCATACAGAAGCTCATGCAATAGGTAGAGATACATTCGGAAACAAGTATCATGTATATGGAATTTTATATGAGGAGGAGTAG
- a CDS encoding replication terminator protein — translation MNNAINLEKFAGGALAEKFNLALKEVLENIADPNTKPETKRKLTLELTFVPSEDRELSIVGIDTKTKLAATKSVATKILIDRDGQGGIIASEYNNQLKGQQYLQVDEDTGEILSPNELEKAGIKLVK, via the coding sequence ATGAATAACGCAATTAATTTAGAGAAATTCGCAGGAGGAGCATTAGCAGAGAAATTTAATTTAGCATTAAAAGAAGTATTAGAAAACATAGCAGACCCTAATACAAAACCTGAAACAAAAAGAAAGTTAACATTAGAATTGACCTTTGTACCAAGTGAGGACAGAGAACTTAGTATAGTAGGCATTGACACTAAAACTAAGTTAGCAGCTACGAAATCAGTTGCAACAAAGATATTAATAGACAGAGATGGCCAAGGCGGAATAATAGCAAGTGAATATAATAATCAGCTTAAAGGACAGCAGTATTTACAAGTAGATGAAGATACAGGGGAAATATTGAGCCCTAATGAATTAGAAAAAGCAGGAATTAAATTAGTAAAATAA
- a CDS encoding Holliday junction resolvase RecU, translating into MGYHRGDVFEEIVNISNKAYKRKGIALVQKISTPMKPIQRGGQIISAYYEEKSTLDFIGVYQGTPIAFDAKETREKNRFPLSNIQEHQISFMKNWYEHGGITFLLINFTKFDKVYRLDWLTLSWYWKQYQENKGKRGFGSIAFNEFECNCKKVKSRDGIMLDYLEGIKMEG; encoded by the coding sequence ATGGGTTATCACAGAGGAGATGTATTTGAAGAAATAGTAAACATATCAAATAAAGCTTATAAGAGAAAAGGGATAGCATTAGTGCAAAAAATATCTACTCCAATGAAACCGATTCAGAGAGGAGGGCAAATTATCTCTGCCTACTATGAAGAAAAAAGCACATTAGATTTTATTGGAGTATACCAAGGTACACCAATAGCCTTTGATGCAAAGGAGACCAGGGAAAAAAATAGATTTCCTCTTAGTAATATTCAAGAACATCAAATAAGTTTCATGAAAAATTGGTATGAGCATGGAGGAATAACATTTCTATTAATCAACTTTACTAAGTTTGACAAGGTTTATAGATTGGATTGGTTGACTTTAAGTTGGTATTGGAAACAGTATCAAGAAAATAAAGGGAAGAGAGGATTTGGAAGTATAGCTTTTAATGAATTTGAATGCAACTGTAAGAAAGTAAAATCTAGAGATGGAATAATGCTAGATTACTTAGAAGGAATAAAAATGGAGGGATAA
- a CDS encoding replicative DNA helicase, giving the protein MYKDIETERAVLACMIIDGECSLDYGLLNVDDFTDGLHKKIFIGIQNIVKKEKQVDYLTLYIELNKQVDVSYLATLSESLPTTANFKQYVEQLKDVSLKRKLYKLADGIRDPNKTGEELAELAEKEIFELREETSTSEFTRLDGILLDVYQRIEKVSSGELEMGLKTGYDRLDDIIGGLRNSEYILLGARPSIGKTALAINIAGNLLTEEKTIAFFSYEMSKEQLVERLLKSMSLVQTGYKREMDVKEWTKLQNTANYLLNKNLLIDDDPNKMVSDMQSMCRKLKRQEGLDLVIVDYLQKVKSNSKGTKREQLEQVSNDIKNMAKMLDVPVLVVSSLSRANETRDVKIPVMSDLRETGQLEFDADVIMFLHREYYYDRTNIEIKRDADIVIAKNRNGRVGRTKLTWYEEYTKFLNRSESYERN; this is encoded by the coding sequence ATGTATAAGGATATAGAGACAGAACGAGCGGTATTAGCTTGTATGATAATTGATGGTGAATGTAGCTTAGACTATGGTCTTTTAAACGTAGATGACTTTACAGATGGGCTACACAAAAAAATATTCATAGGAATACAAAATATAGTTAAAAAAGAAAAACAAGTTGACTATCTAACTTTATATATAGAACTAAATAAGCAAGTAGATGTATCATATTTAGCTACACTAAGTGAATCACTACCAACTACAGCAAACTTTAAGCAGTATGTAGAGCAACTAAAAGATGTATCACTTAAAAGAAAGTTATATAAATTAGCAGATGGAATCAGGGATCCAAATAAAACTGGAGAAGAATTAGCAGAGTTAGCTGAAAAAGAGATATTTGAACTTAGAGAGGAAACATCTACAAGTGAATTTACAAGACTCGATGGAATACTACTAGATGTATATCAACGTATAGAAAAAGTATCATCTGGGGAATTAGAAATGGGGTTAAAAACAGGATATGACAGGCTAGATGATATAATCGGCGGATTAAGAAATTCAGAATATATCTTATTAGGTGCAAGGCCTTCCATAGGTAAAACAGCATTAGCTATAAATATAGCAGGAAATTTATTAACCGAAGAAAAAACAATAGCATTTTTCAGTTATGAAATGAGCAAAGAGCAGCTAGTCGAAAGATTATTAAAATCCATGTCATTGGTACAAACAGGATATAAAAGAGAAATGGACGTAAAAGAATGGACTAAACTCCAGAATACTGCTAATTACTTATTAAATAAAAACTTATTAATAGATGATGACCCTAATAAAATGGTATCAGATATGCAATCAATGTGTAGAAAGTTAAAAAGACAAGAAGGCTTAGATCTAGTCATAGTAGACTACCTACAAAAAGTTAAGTCAAACTCTAAGGGAACTAAGAGAGAACAATTAGAGCAAGTATCAAATGACATAAAAAACATGGCTAAAATGTTAGATGTTCCTGTATTGGTAGTATCTAGTTTATCTAGAGCAAATGAAACGAGGGATGTAAAGATACCAGTAATGAGTGACTTAAGAGAAACGGGACAATTAGAATTTGATGCAGATGTGATTATGTTTTTACATCGTGAATACTACTATGATAGAACAAATATAGAAATAAAAAGAGATGCAGATATAGTGATAGCTAAAAATAGAAATGGAAGGGTTGGAAGAACTAAATTGACTTGGTATGAAGAATATACAAAGTTTCTAAACAGGAGTGAAAGCTATGAACGGAATTGA
- a CDS encoding helix-turn-helix domain-containing protein has protein sequence MNKAYYAIIPANVRYDKELAPNAKLLYGEITALCNEKGYCWANNSYFAELYNVSKATVSRWVSKLEELGYIKTKLIYHEGTKSVKERRIYIGSHPIDKNINRYEQNNQYPIDENIIDPIDENVKDNNTLFNNTTNTTEDGDDSFRKIVQAFEQNGFGTINMMTRDMLVGLVDNFTDEWVLEAIEVAVKSNARRLTYVEGILKKWKTEGKDVEKAKPGDNPYAGMEVY, from the coding sequence ATGAATAAGGCATATTATGCAATAATACCTGCAAATGTAAGGTATGACAAAGAACTAGCTCCTAATGCAAAATTGTTGTACGGAGAGATAACTGCGTTATGTAATGAAAAAGGTTATTGTTGGGCAAATAATAGTTATTTTGCAGAATTATATAACGTATCTAAAGCAACAGTATCAAGATGGGTTAGCAAATTAGAGGAATTAGGCTATATAAAAACTAAATTAATCTATCATGAAGGAACAAAATCAGTAAAAGAAAGAAGAATATATATAGGTAGCCACCCTATTGATAAAAACATCAATAGGTATGAACAAAATAATCAATACCCTATTGATGAAAACATCATTGACCCTATTGACGAAAACGTCAAGGATAATAATACATTATTTAATAATACAACTAATACTACAGAAGATGGTGATGATAGTTTTAGAAAAATAGTACAAGCTTTTGAACAAAATGGATTTGGAACTATAAATATGATGACTAGAGATATGCTAGTAGGTTTAGTTGATAATTTTACAGATGAGTGGGTCTTAGAAGCAATCGAGGTGGCAGTAAAGAGTAATGCAAGGAGATTAACTTATGTAGAAGGAATATTAAAAAAGTGGAAGACGGAAGGCAAGGATGTAGAAAAAGCCAAGCCTGGGGACAATCCATATGCTGGAATGGAGGTTTACTAG
- a CDS encoding host-nuclease inhibitor Gam family protein has protein sequence MSEILENTIDEHLEEVEKDRWRIKSDEEAEWWIDKKEEDLIEVRRFKISLENKIEILKEKLEAVKNEEKNIIQNRDFYLQEYFESIDEKQLKKTKTQSKYRLPSVELIKKFPGPNFERDDAKLTEWLESNSMNEFVEIKKQAKWGELKAATKVVNGQVVTEEGEIVEGVEVVERAPEFKVEV, from the coding sequence ATGTCAGAGATATTAGAAAATACCATAGATGAACACTTAGAGGAAGTAGAAAAAGATAGATGGAGAATTAAGTCAGATGAAGAAGCTGAGTGGTGGATTGATAAGAAGGAAGAGGACCTTATAGAGGTTAGAAGATTTAAAATATCTTTAGAAAACAAAATAGAAATATTGAAGGAAAAACTAGAAGCAGTTAAAAATGAAGAGAAAAATATCATTCAGAATAGAGATTTTTATCTACAGGAATATTTTGAATCTATAGATGAAAAGCAGTTAAAGAAAACTAAAACACAATCTAAATATAGATTACCTTCTGTAGAATTAATTAAGAAATTCCCTGGACCTAATTTTGAGAGAGATGATGCTAAGTTAACAGAATGGCTAGAAAGTAATAGTATGAATGAATTTGTAGAGATAAAAAAGCAGGCAAAATGGGGAGAATTAAAGGCAGCTACTAAAGTAGTAAATGGACAAGTAGTTACAGAGGAGGGGGAGATAGTAGAAGGTGTAGAAGTGGTTGAAAGAGCTCCTGAGTTTAAGGTGGAGGTATAA
- a CDS encoding DUF5131 family protein: MNKTKIDWADHTWNPVTGCRHECPYCYARTMSKRFSGDIRLNKASDEYEYDEERDLYILDKPFITRSDRSLNYPFGFEPTLHRYRMDVPQKLKQSKNIFVGSMADLFGEWVPDEWIEEVFKASEKSPQHNYLFLTKNPKRYVELIEKKILRTGSNYWYGTTTTAPEDIFFSYDQLNTFVSIEPILQSWPGASSVVKKVDWIIIGAETGNRKDKVVPKKEWITTLMEQGRESGIPILLKNSLRELMGEEFIQEFPDGLKQLEKIPRNTALYKRLYSSCGSCKKIDLKSEMIAILARRKRGETAKQLAYLCDTCFDGWREVLAGIMREEDFKEKINKKKEESEEN, translated from the coding sequence ATGAATAAGACCAAGATAGATTGGGCTGATCATACTTGGAATCCAGTAACCGGTTGTAGACATGAATGCCCTTATTGTTATGCAAGAACTATGTCTAAGAGGTTTTCAGGAGATATTAGATTAAATAAAGCATCCGACGAATATGAGTATGACGAAGAAAGAGATTTATATATATTAGACAAACCTTTTATAACACGATCAGATAGATCATTAAATTATCCATTCGGATTTGAACCTACATTACACAGATACCGCATGGATGTACCGCAGAAGTTAAAGCAATCAAAGAATATATTTGTAGGATCTATGGCGGATTTATTTGGTGAATGGGTTCCGGATGAATGGATTGAAGAAGTATTTAAAGCAAGTGAGAAGTCTCCGCAACATAATTATTTATTTCTAACTAAGAATCCTAAAAGATATGTTGAATTAATTGAGAAAAAGATATTAAGAACTGGAAGTAATTATTGGTATGGTACAACAACTACAGCACCAGAAGATATATTTTTTAGTTATGATCAACTAAATACATTTGTCAGTATTGAACCAATTTTACAGTCATGGCCAGGTGCTTCATCAGTTGTTAAGAAAGTAGATTGGATAATCATAGGAGCTGAAACAGGAAATAGAAAAGATAAAGTAGTTCCTAAAAAAGAATGGATTACTACCCTTATGGAGCAAGGTAGAGAATCTGGAATACCTATACTATTGAAAAATAGCTTAAGAGAACTTATGGGAGAAGAGTTTATACAAGAGTTTCCAGATGGATTAAAACAGCTAGAAAAGATTCCTCGAAATACAGCACTTTATAAGCGATTATATTCAAGCTGTGGATCTTGTAAAAAGATTGATTTAAAAAGTGAAATGATTGCAATTCTTGCAAGAAGAAAGAGAGGGGAGACAGCTAAACAATTAGCTTATTTATGTGATACGTGTTTTGATGGCTGGCGTGAGGTCTTAGCTGGAATTATGAGAGAAGAAGATTTTAAAGAGAAAATCAACAAAAAGAAAGAGGAAAGTGAAGAAAATTAA
- a CDS encoding DNA-binding protein: MDFYFVEDVMRILRLSKSKSYKVMQNMNKELKEKGYFTIAGRVPKKYFQEKFYFEEEGSKSKRKIS, from the coding sequence GTGGATTTTTATTTTGTAGAAGATGTAATGAGAATATTAAGGCTCTCTAAATCTAAATCTTATAAAGTAATGCAGAATATGAATAAAGAACTTAAAGAGAAAGGATATTTTACTATAGCTGGTAGAGTACCTAAGAAATACTTTCAAGAAAAATTCTACTTTGAGGAAGAAGGATCTAAGAGCAAGAGAAAAATATCATGA
- a CDS encoding helix-turn-helix transcriptional regulator — MEKYTLKQLREVKGETQEQVSTAIELNRALYSHYENGIRMPRVDIAKKIAKYFNVSVEEIIFLNTNDTKSHKGDNHTA, encoded by the coding sequence ATGGAAAAGTATACGTTAAAGCAATTAAGGGAAGTGAAAGGTGAAACACAGGAGCAGGTATCAACAGCCATAGAATTAAATAGAGCCTTATATTCACATTATGAAAATGGCATTAGGATGCCAAGAGTAGATATAGCAAAAAAAATTGCAAAATATTTTAATGTAAGTGTAGAAGAAATTATTTTTTTAAATACAAATGATACAAAGAGCCACAAGGGTGACAACCACACAGCATAG